A genomic segment from Triticum dicoccoides isolate Atlit2015 ecotype Zavitan chromosome 1A, WEW_v2.0, whole genome shotgun sequence encodes:
- the LOC119292470 gene encoding peptidyl-prolyl cis-trans isomerase E-like — protein sequence MRKGMAPPSPLPPRAAGLLGSPPRCVRVRRRCHRHHARPVFSVHPFLGSPASAFLPASNPRLLPTPQLHRRSRHHRRLHEPAGAEEHPLHRWTGGGGGEKILHAVFVPFRENKGVKGPLDQATQKHCSFGFFTFLERENTATSMDNMDGTEFFGRVLTVNYAFPEKIKGGEQGWAAQPVFVLSQGEKSATAAATCRGHVSVWTG from the exons ATGCGTAAGGGTatggcgccgccgtcgccgctgccgccACGCGCGGCCGGTCTTCTCGGATCTCCTCCTCGATGCGTAAGGGTACGGCGCCGCTGCCACCGCCACCACGCGCGGCCGGTCTTCTCCGTCCATCCGTTCTTGGGGTCCCCTGCTTCTGCTTTCCTCCCCGCAAGCAATCCCCGGCTCCTACCGACCCCGCAGCTTCATCGTCGCAGTCGCCACCACCGTCGCCTCCATGAACCAGCCGGTGCAGAAGAACACCCCCTACATAG GTGGACTGGCGGAGGAGGGGGAGAGAAGATCCTGCATGCGGTGTTCGTGCCGTTCAGGGAGAACAAGGGCGTCAAGGGGCCGCTCGACCAGGCCACGCAGAAGCACTGCTCCTTTGGGTTCTTCACGTTCCTGGAGCGCGAGAACACCGCCACCTCCATGGACAACATGGATGGCACCGAGTTCTTCGGCCGCGTCCTCACCGTGAACTACGCCTTCCCCGAGAAAATCAAGGGAGGGGAGCAGGGATGGGCTGCGCAGCCAG TTTTTGTGCTGAGTCAAGGAGAAAAGTCAGCCACCGCCGCGGCGACATGTCGCGGCCATGTGAGTGTGTGGACGGGCTGA